From Danio aesculapii chromosome 18, fDanAes4.1, whole genome shotgun sequence, a single genomic window includes:
- the tnni1c gene encoding troponin I, skeletal, slow c, translating into YLSHFLIDFILYVQQTPQPLGPRVQAKPKSKISASRKLSLKILLLQRAMEELEQEKVSRDEEKVKYLSEKLPPLQITGLQLEELQKLCRQLHAKIDSVDEERYDFEAKVVKNNKDIHELKLKVQDLGGKFKKPALRKVRVSADEMMRALLGSKHKGSMDLRANLKSVKKEDIKQEKVMSTEVGDWRKNVEAMSGMEGRKKMFDAAGGGQ; encoded by the exons TATTTGAGCCATTTTTTAATAGACTTTATTTTGTATGTTCAACAGACACCTCAGCCATTGGGCCCGCGGGTACAAGCCAAG ccAAAATCGAAGATCTCTGCATCTCGAAAACTCTCCTTAAAG ATCCTGCTGCTCCAGAGGGCCATGGAGGAGCTGGAGCAGGAGAAGGTCAGCCGGGATGAAGAAAAGGTGAAATATCTGAGCGAGAAACTTCCACCTCTTCAAATAACAGGCCTTCAGCTGGAGGAGCTGCAG AAACTGTGTCGGCAGCTCCATGCCAAAATCGACAGTGTGGACGAGGAGAGATACGACTTTGAGGccaaagtggttaaaaacaacaAAGAT ATCCATGAGCTGAAGCTGAAGGTGCAGGATCTGGGAGGGAAGTTTAAGAAACCGGCGCTCAGGAAGGTGCGCGTGTCTGCAGACGAGATGATGAGAGCACTGCTGGGCTCCAAACACAAGGGCTCCATGGACCTCCGAGCAAACCTCAAATCTGTCAAGAAAGAGGACATCAAACAAGAGAAG gTTATGTCCACAGAGGTGGGCGACTGGAGAAAGAACGTGGAGGCCATGTCTGGAATGGAGGGCAGAAAGAAGATGTTCGATGCTGCTGGTGGAGGACAGTAG